One Lujinxingia sediminis DNA window includes the following coding sequences:
- a CDS encoding BCCT family transporter has product MSKLTLNRPVSIGSLALIAMFLLIGVVAPEAAERTFNVIQSEILSRFGWFYILSVTFFLVFVLHLGLSRFGKIKLGPDDSVPDFPFLSWVAMLFAAGMGIGLMFFAVGEPLTHFALPPEAAPFSVAAQREAMTATFVHWGIHAWAIYAVVGLSLGYFSYRYNLPLTIRSGLYPIFKERIEGAIGNLVDIFAIVGTLFGIATSLGFGVLQINSGLHVLVGIPVSIFVQVALIASITAVATLSVVTGLGRGVRRLSELNLILAVSLMIFVLTLGPTSHLMNAFVQNLGIYLDQFLRKSLNIYAYEPRKWINSWTLFYWAWWISWSPFVGMFLARVSRGRTVREFVFAILFIPAGFTFLWMTVFGNSAILIDRTEAQGALSRAVLEDVSVGLFRFFEYLPFSTVTATLAVALIVVFFVTSSDSGALVVDTIAAGGETNTWKGQRIFWCALAGLIAAILLYTGGLAALQAATIAGALPFAIVMILLCWGLYRGMSADLASEKSTRNIPLATPGVGLTWQRRLSRLLSTPTPKEVDGYIYDTVVVALRELADEFMSQGYAARFVDDDEEPGVRLIVPADEVRDFIYGVQHSSRRLPSFTVDTLVQGELLHEARTFFSDGSQGYDVMGMSKAQIIADVLIQFERYQAQVQSPKTSLYVSAPEHR; this is encoded by the coding sequence ATGAGCAAACTGACCCTCAACCGCCCGGTCTCGATAGGTTCCCTGGCACTCATCGCAATGTTCCTTCTCATTGGTGTGGTCGCTCCAGAAGCAGCGGAGCGAACCTTTAACGTCATTCAATCCGAAATCCTGAGCCGCTTTGGCTGGTTTTATATCCTTTCCGTCACGTTCTTTTTGGTGTTTGTACTCCACCTTGGGCTGAGTCGTTTTGGTAAGATCAAGCTGGGGCCTGACGATAGCGTGCCCGATTTTCCTTTTCTGTCCTGGGTGGCCATGCTCTTTGCCGCCGGGATGGGCATTGGGCTGATGTTTTTTGCTGTCGGCGAACCGCTTACCCACTTTGCCTTGCCTCCCGAGGCTGCTCCTTTTTCGGTGGCCGCGCAGCGGGAAGCGATGACCGCCACGTTCGTTCATTGGGGGATCCACGCCTGGGCCATCTATGCGGTGGTCGGTCTCTCGCTGGGCTACTTTAGCTATCGCTACAATCTCCCGCTGACCATTCGCTCCGGGCTCTATCCGATCTTTAAAGAGCGCATCGAGGGGGCTATCGGCAATCTGGTCGATATTTTTGCGATTGTGGGCACCCTCTTTGGCATCGCGACCTCCCTGGGATTTGGCGTTCTCCAGATCAACTCCGGTCTCCATGTTCTGGTCGGGATACCCGTATCCATTTTTGTCCAGGTCGCCCTGATCGCCTCGATCACAGCGGTGGCCACGCTATCGGTGGTCACCGGTCTCGGTCGGGGAGTGCGCCGGTTAAGTGAGCTCAACCTGATCCTGGCCGTGAGCCTGATGATCTTTGTGCTTACCCTGGGGCCCACGTCTCATCTGATGAATGCCTTTGTGCAGAATCTGGGCATTTATCTCGATCAGTTTTTGCGCAAATCGCTCAATATCTATGCGTATGAACCCCGGAAGTGGATCAACTCCTGGACGCTTTTTTACTGGGCCTGGTGGATTTCCTGGTCTCCCTTTGTCGGGATGTTTTTGGCGCGGGTGTCCCGGGGGCGCACGGTTCGCGAATTCGTGTTTGCGATTCTCTTCATTCCGGCAGGATTCACGTTTCTGTGGATGACCGTCTTTGGCAATTCCGCCATCCTCATCGATCGTACAGAAGCGCAGGGAGCGCTCTCTCGGGCGGTGCTGGAAGACGTCTCCGTGGGTTTGTTTCGGTTCTTTGAATACCTGCCCTTTTCCACGGTTACGGCGACCCTTGCGGTGGCGCTCATCGTCGTTTTCTTCGTGACCTCCTCGGACTCCGGAGCGCTGGTCGTCGATACGATCGCCGCCGGCGGAGAAACGAACACCTGGAAGGGGCAGCGGATCTTTTGGTGTGCCTTAGCCGGGCTCATCGCTGCGATCTTGCTCTACACCGGGGGGCTCGCCGCGCTGCAGGCCGCAACGATCGCCGGGGCCTTGCCCTTTGCCATTGTGATGATCCTGCTGTGCTGGGGGCTCTACCGAGGCATGAGCGCGGATCTGGCGAGCGAAAAGAGCACCCGCAACATCCCCCTGGCCACTCCCGGGGTGGGGCTCACCTGGCAGCGCCGTCTCAGCAGGCTCCTGTCGACGCCGACCCCCAAAGAGGTCGATGGCTATATCTATGACACCGTTGTCGTCGCCCTGCGGGAGCTGGCCGACGAGTTTATGAGTCAGGGATACGCCGCGCGCTTTGTCGACGATGACGAGGAGCCGGGGGTTCGCCTGATCGTTCCGGCCGATGAGGTTCGCGACTTTATCTACGGCGTTCAGCACTCCAGCCGGCGCCTCCCCTCCTTCACGGTCGACACCCTGGTGCAGGGCGAGTTGCTGCACGAAGCGCGAACCTTCTTCAGCGACGGCAGTCAGGGCTACGATGTCATGGGGATGTCGAAGGCACAGATCATTGCCGATGTGTTGATTCAGTTTGAACGCTATCAGGCGCAGGTCCAGTCCCCGAAGACGTCGCTCTATGTGAGCGCTCCGGAACACCGGTGA
- a CDS encoding DNA internalization-related competence protein ComEC/Rec2, translating to MALACFIGASALSWCVGMAGPPVMVSLGAAVMLLAVAAFSGILAHGAGDGQRLRRRWGLRVAVACLSGLVVLGMNARDRHSWEAERDLRAALGEERRELEVRVHIENGPVPMGQGYSYDARLIGSDEPELNALIAGREPALRLFYGEDQGQACDVLPMPGDEVRGWARVARFVPRTTPWQSSARELMEARGYLATATLRERPEVHVAQEMSLSLKLRRWLTGQRLDLERRIALHLDGDGLAVTWAMLTASRGMIRPEFREPFDMTSTSHVLAISGLHFGVIAALIALSLRLLFDRVPRLYCYVPRRRLLVLPSLLLLLGYLVAIGAPVSAQRAFLMAALVSLSLLITRRVKATSVLWTVGTLLLWGAPRLIFEIGFQLSMSATAGILLFHQGRPLWLRPQATMGQRESVWVRHRRSVGLFVGVSTAASVATLPPLIAMSGELPVSGFWTNLVVIPVVGSLIFPLMVAGALLTGVWPWLAGVLLRWGAGLFVELFKLLDVVAYWPLNELRLGYPDRLEWAAMWVACWLAVRGGLRLRPCLIALLIWGVGLVPGALSETLRGDEAPLRVHMIDVGQGDATLLQLPDGTTMLIDAGGSLSGQDPGLRKVAPYLRKLGIRRLDVLLLTHADLDHYGGLDALLRPFAPRVFLARNNPAHARTYQTALKARALGAHVPRLPERLTLSAGGARLTLLTPPDSLPSENDRSIVVVVDYAGVAIALTGDLEEAGERWLLTQAHHLPRPAAVYKAGHHGSRTSSSPALLNLLQPTIALVSAGRPSPFGHPHLEVLERFEARNIDVFRTDTHGSTRIDVEADGTMRVIPARWPEGEEP from the coding sequence GTGGCGCTGGCGTGCTTCATCGGGGCGAGTGCGCTGAGCTGGTGTGTGGGCATGGCGGGTCCGCCGGTGATGGTGAGCCTGGGCGCGGCGGTGATGCTGCTGGCGGTCGCAGCGTTCTCGGGGATATTGGCCCACGGGGCCGGGGACGGTCAGCGCCTGCGCCGGCGGTGGGGCCTTAGGGTAGCGGTAGCCTGCCTCTCAGGGCTGGTGGTGCTTGGGATGAACGCCCGGGATCGACACAGCTGGGAGGCCGAGCGCGACCTTCGCGCAGCGCTCGGCGAGGAGCGGCGAGAGCTCGAGGTCCGGGTGCACATTGAGAACGGGCCGGTGCCGATGGGACAGGGCTACAGCTACGATGCTCGCCTGATAGGGAGCGACGAGCCTGAACTCAACGCGTTGATAGCGGGGCGCGAGCCAGCGCTGCGTCTCTTTTATGGGGAGGATCAGGGTCAGGCGTGTGACGTACTTCCGATGCCGGGCGATGAGGTGCGTGGATGGGCCAGAGTTGCGCGTTTTGTGCCACGCACAACCCCCTGGCAAAGTTCGGCGCGCGAGTTGATGGAGGCGCGCGGCTATCTGGCCACGGCCACCTTGCGGGAGCGCCCGGAGGTGCACGTGGCGCAGGAGATGAGTCTGTCGCTGAAACTTCGGCGCTGGCTCACCGGCCAACGCCTGGATCTGGAGCGCCGCATCGCCCTTCATCTCGATGGAGACGGGCTAGCGGTGACCTGGGCGATGCTCACGGCCAGCCGGGGGATGATCCGCCCGGAGTTTCGCGAGCCCTTTGACATGACCTCCACAAGCCACGTGCTGGCGATCTCCGGGCTGCATTTTGGCGTGATCGCCGCGTTGATTGCGCTGAGCCTTCGCCTGCTCTTCGATCGGGTTCCGCGCCTGTATTGCTACGTGCCCAGACGGCGGCTGCTTGTGCTGCCTTCGCTGCTCTTGCTGCTGGGCTATCTGGTGGCGATCGGTGCCCCTGTCTCGGCACAGCGGGCGTTCTTGATGGCTGCGCTGGTCAGCCTCTCGCTTCTGATCACGCGGCGAGTCAAGGCGACCTCGGTGTTGTGGACGGTGGGGACGCTGCTTTTGTGGGGGGCACCACGCCTGATATTCGAGATCGGCTTTCAGCTCTCGATGTCGGCCACCGCCGGAATTCTGCTTTTTCATCAGGGGCGCCCCTTGTGGTTACGGCCGCAGGCTACGATGGGCCAGCGCGAGAGCGTGTGGGTGCGGCACCGGCGATCGGTGGGACTCTTTGTGGGCGTCTCGACGGCGGCTTCCGTGGCGACCCTTCCCCCGCTCATCGCCATGAGCGGGGAGCTTCCAGTAAGCGGCTTCTGGACCAACCTGGTGGTGATCCCGGTGGTGGGATCGCTGATCTTCCCTCTGATGGTGGCCGGTGCGCTCCTCACCGGCGTGTGGCCCTGGCTGGCCGGCGTGCTCTTAAGGTGGGGCGCCGGGCTTTTTGTCGAACTCTTCAAACTTCTGGACGTGGTGGCCTACTGGCCTCTCAACGAGCTTCGCCTGGGGTATCCGGATCGCCTGGAGTGGGCGGCGATGTGGGTGGCCTGCTGGCTGGCGGTACGCGGCGGCTTACGCCTTCGTCCCTGCCTGATCGCCCTTTTGATCTGGGGCGTGGGCCTGGTCCCCGGCGCGCTCAGCGAAACGCTCCGGGGCGACGAAGCCCCTCTCAGGGTACATATGATCGACGTCGGCCAGGGCGACGCCACGCTCCTGCAACTCCCCGATGGCACCACCATGCTCATCGATGCCGGTGGCAGTCTCTCCGGCCAGGATCCGGGACTTCGAAAGGTGGCCCCCTACCTGCGCAAGCTCGGCATACGCCGACTTGATGTGCTGCTGCTCACACACGCCGATCTCGACCACTACGGGGGCCTCGATGCGCTCTTGCGCCCCTTTGCCCCCCGCGTCTTTCTGGCACGCAACAATCCCGCCCACGCCCGCACCTACCAGACGGCGCTTAAAGCCCGGGCCCTGGGAGCTCACGTTCCCCGCCTCCCCGAGCGGCTCACCTTAAGCGCCGGCGGCGCGCGCCTCACACTACTCACTCCGCCCGACTCGCTGCCCTCGGAGAACGATCGCAGCATCGTGGTGGTCGTCGACTACGCCGGAGTTGCCATCGCTCTCACCGGCGACCTGGAGGAAGCCGGGGAACGCTGGCTTCTCACCCAGGCCCACCACCTGCCACGGCCAGCTGCTGTCTACAAAGCCGGCCACCACGGCTCACGAACCTCTTCATCGCCCGCACTTCTCAACCTCCTGCAGCCCACCATCGCGCTGGTCTCCGCCGGCCGCCCCAGCCCCTTCGGTCACCCCCACCTTGAGGTGCTGGAGCGCTTTGAGGCCCGCAACATCGACGTTTTCCGCACCGATACGCACGGCAGCACCCGAATTGACGTGGAGGCCGACGGCACCATGCGCGTGATTCCGGCCCGGTGGCCGGAGGGTGAAGAGCCTTAA
- a CDS encoding FRG domain-containing protein, with the protein MNKKIVNKTHYNSARTFFKALQPDCTLWGKDLDHANSWIFRGHKNADWSLLPSALRDEDPKAKSFGMPADTHVNQIKCEMHALWEFSSDCDRSGVEIPGDQSLLRSSESFDKIHKETLKASKKPWPFGHWIELATLGQHHGLPTRLLDWTRSSRVAAYFAAEGILSEFSNCTINPKTIAKLETKNICVWGCSLFIVFSNSDTEGVRLFSAPTHSNKFIHAQEGVFLVPHDVNSQSDTKEWKPEPFEEWLSKRVQDTASPVLHQLTMPAIHSFELLNRLRHDNIDHATLFPGASGAADAAYRTRTLERIRRDLRKLRPDIHWSSVPDLDSAAAPL; encoded by the coding sequence ATGAACAAAAAAATCGTCAACAAAACACATTACAACAGCGCCCGTACATTTTTTAAAGCACTCCAACCAGACTGCACACTATGGGGAAAAGACCTAGACCACGCAAACTCATGGATATTCCGTGGACATAAGAATGCAGATTGGTCGTTACTCCCAAGCGCACTGCGAGATGAAGACCCAAAAGCCAAATCATTTGGAATGCCCGCGGACACCCATGTCAATCAAATCAAATGCGAAATGCATGCCCTTTGGGAATTTTCATCAGATTGTGATCGCTCGGGTGTTGAAATACCTGGAGACCAGAGTTTATTACGCAGTAGCGAGTCCTTCGATAAAATCCACAAAGAAACCCTTAAAGCATCAAAAAAACCCTGGCCTTTTGGACATTGGATTGAACTTGCAACGCTAGGACAACACCATGGGCTACCTACCCGACTCCTTGACTGGACTCGATCATCTCGAGTTGCTGCATACTTTGCAGCTGAAGGCATATTAAGCGAATTCTCAAACTGCACAATAAACCCAAAAACCATTGCGAAGCTAGAAACCAAAAACATATGTGTATGGGGGTGCAGTCTTTTTATTGTCTTTAGCAATAGCGACACAGAGGGCGTACGTCTCTTTAGCGCTCCCACACACAGTAACAAATTCATCCACGCACAAGAGGGTGTTTTTCTTGTACCCCACGATGTAAACTCCCAATCAGATACGAAAGAATGGAAGCCTGAGCCGTTCGAAGAATGGCTCTCAAAAAGAGTACAAGACACTGCATCGCCAGTGCTTCACCAGTTGACCATGCCTGCAATTCATTCCTTTGAACTTCTCAACCGTCTCCGTCATGACAATATCGACCATGCTACATTATTCCCTGGGGCTTCAGGTGCTGCCGACGCCGCGTATCGTACTCGAACACTTGAACGAATTAGGAGAGATCTTCGCAAACTTCGCCCAGATATTCACTGGTCGAGCGTCCCCGA
- the hemN gene encoding oxygen-independent coproporphyrinogen III oxidase, translating into MTEPIHVDLPLIRKYDVPGPRYTSYPTAPHFRDDVPPEQVLQAIKDNNTQARPLSLYVHIPFCQTLCWYCGCTTVIGKNASQTEPYLAALDEEMRRKARWLHPARKVVQIHFGGGTPTFLTPAQIRWLGARIRTHFTLAEDAEIAIEVDPRRLTIEQVQALKDAGFNRASLGVQDNNPRVQKAINRIQPFEMTERVVGWLRDAGFSSINVDLIYGLPYQTTDTFDQTLSEVLSLRPDRFAIYTYAHVPWIKPAQKLLERHTLPGPDEKLAMQKRIIERLTSEGFRYIGMDHYARQDDELTRAWQAGTLRRNFQGYSTLAGVDIYGFGMSSISQIDGLYLQNPRELPDYLERILQDDFPIHRAYLLSDDDRIRRAWIMALMCQARVDFTDASRDLGVEVADYFEHELRELAPMADDGLVELDASGLTVTPRGRLLLRNICMPFDAHLSAGARQYSRTI; encoded by the coding sequence ATGACAGAACCTATCCACGTCGACCTGCCACTGATCCGAAAGTACGACGTCCCCGGGCCGCGCTACACCTCCTACCCCACCGCCCCGCACTTTCGCGACGACGTGCCGCCCGAGCAGGTGCTCCAGGCCATCAAAGACAACAACACACAGGCTCGGCCCCTCTCACTCTATGTTCATATCCCCTTCTGCCAGACCCTCTGCTGGTACTGCGGCTGCACCACGGTCATCGGCAAAAACGCTTCGCAAACCGAGCCCTACCTGGCCGCACTCGACGAGGAGATGCGCCGCAAGGCGCGCTGGCTTCACCCGGCGCGAAAAGTCGTGCAAATTCACTTCGGTGGCGGCACTCCAACCTTCCTCACTCCGGCACAGATCCGCTGGCTCGGAGCGCGCATCCGCACCCACTTTACCCTGGCCGAAGATGCCGAGATTGCCATCGAGGTCGATCCTCGTCGCCTCACCATCGAGCAGGTCCAGGCCCTGAAAGACGCAGGCTTTAACCGCGCCTCGCTCGGCGTGCAGGACAACAACCCCCGGGTGCAAAAAGCCATCAACCGCATTCAGCCCTTTGAGATGACCGAGCGCGTGGTCGGATGGCTTCGCGACGCCGGATTTTCGTCCATTAACGTCGACCTGATCTACGGTCTGCCCTACCAGACCACCGATACCTTTGATCAGACCTTAAGCGAAGTTCTCAGCCTCCGCCCCGACCGCTTTGCCATCTACACCTACGCGCACGTGCCCTGGATCAAGCCCGCCCAGAAGCTCCTCGAGCGCCACACTCTCCCCGGCCCCGATGAGAAGCTCGCGATGCAAAAACGCATCATCGAGCGGCTGACCTCCGAGGGCTTCCGCTACATCGGCATGGACCACTACGCGCGCCAGGATGACGAACTCACCCGCGCCTGGCAGGCCGGCACCCTGCGCCGCAACTTCCAGGGCTACTCCACCCTGGCCGGCGTCGACATCTACGGTTTCGGCATGTCCTCCATCTCCCAGATTGACGGGCTCTACCTGCAAAACCCCAGAGAGCTTCCCGACTACCTGGAGCGCATCCTCCAGGACGACTTCCCCATCCACCGTGCCTACCTCTTAAGCGATGACGACCGCATCCGCCGCGCCTGGATCATGGCTCTGATGTGCCAGGCACGCGTCGACTTTACAGACGCCTCCCGGGATCTGGGTGTCGAGGTGGCAGACTACTTTGAGCACGAACTCCGAGAACTCGCGCCCATGGCCGATGATGGCCTGGTCGAACTCGACGCCTCCGGGCTGACCGTAACCCCGCGCGGTCGCCTTCTCCTGCGCAACATCTGCATGCCCTTCGACGCCCATTTGAGCGCCGGGGCACGGCAGTATTCGCGCACGATCTGA